A window of the Verminephrobacter eiseniae EF01-2 genome harbors these coding sequences:
- the tsaE gene encoding tRNA (adenosine(37)-N6)-threonylcarbamoyltransferase complex ATPase subunit type 1 TsaE, with the protein MTVAPHTGQIVESSAGQTCRHFTWRSEDDTAAFARRLAAQPLIGNAYLTLHGDLGAGKTTLVRHLLRALGVQGRIKSPTYTVAEPHEAPHLAPHTLVWHFDFYRFDDPREWEDAGFRELFAQPGLKLAEWPEKAAALAPPADLAIHLHAIDDTARQVTLHAHSRTGRSLLQGL; encoded by the coding sequence TTGACTGTAGCTCCACATACCGGCCAGATTGTAGAAAGCAGCGCGGGCCAGACCTGCCGCCACTTCACCTGGCGCAGTGAAGACGACACCGCTGCCTTTGCGCGCCGGCTCGCTGCGCAGCCGCTGATCGGCAACGCCTACCTGACGCTGCACGGCGACCTGGGCGCGGGCAAGACCACCCTGGTGCGGCATCTGCTGCGCGCCCTGGGCGTGCAGGGGCGCATCAAAAGCCCCACCTACACCGTGGCGGAGCCGCACGAAGCCCCGCATCTCGCGCCCCACACCCTGGTGTGGCACTTCGACTTTTACCGCTTCGACGACCCGCGCGAATGGGAGGACGCCGGGTTCAGGGAACTGTTTGCCCAGCCGGGCCTGAAGTTGGCAGAATGGCCGGAAAAAGCCGCAGCGCTTGCGCCGCCTGCGGACCTCGCCATACACCTCCACGCCATCGATGACACCGCCAGACAGGTCACGCTGCACGCCCACAGCCGAACCGGACGCAGCCTGCTGCAAGGACTCTGA
- the queG gene encoding tRNA epoxyqueuosine(34) reductase QueG, translating to MQEWARALGFSQLGVAGVDLSAAEPGLLAWLAQGLHGDMHYMAVHGLKRARPAELLPGTVSVITARMDYLPRNTGAGAPQGWQAVELGRLARPQEGIVSVYARGRDYHKVLRTRLQTLSARIAAAVGPFGHRVFTDSAPVLEAELAARSGLGWRGKHTLVLNRAAGSMFFLGEIYVDMALPASAPVAAHCGSCNACMALCPTQAIIAPHRLDARRCISYLTIEHAGPIPLALRPLLGNRIYGCDDCQLVCPWNKFAQVSRLPDFDERQGLSGQQLVQLFAWDEATFARLTEGGPIRRIGHERWLRNVAVALGNALRATGDEALRAALRLRARDASPLVREHVAWALGG from the coding sequence ATGCAGGAGTGGGCCCGCGCGCTGGGGTTTTCCCAACTCGGCGTTGCGGGGGTGGACCTGTCTGCCGCAGAGCCCGGCTTGCTGGCCTGGCTTGCGCAAGGCTTGCATGGTGACATGCATTACATGGCAGTGCATGGCCTCAAGCGCGCGCGCCCGGCCGAACTGCTGCCCGGCACCGTGAGCGTGATCACGGCGCGCATGGATTATTTGCCGCGCAACACCGGCGCGGGCGCGCCCCAGGGCTGGCAGGCGGTCGAGCTCGGGCGCCTGGCGCGCCCGCAAGAGGGCATCGTCTCCGTCTATGCCCGCGGGCGCGACTACCACAAGGTGTTGCGCACGCGCCTGCAAACGCTGAGCGCGCGCATCGCGGCGGCGGTTGGCCCCTTTGGCCACCGTGTGTTCACCGATTCTGCGCCCGTGCTGGAGGCCGAACTGGCCGCACGCAGCGGGCTGGGCTGGCGCGGCAAGCACACGCTGGTGCTCAACCGCGCGGCCGGATCGATGTTCTTTCTCGGCGAGATTTATGTGGACATGGCGCTGCCCGCCAGCGCGCCCGTCGCGGCGCATTGCGGCAGTTGCAACGCCTGCATGGCCCTGTGCCCGACGCAGGCCATCATTGCGCCGCACCGGCTCGATGCGCGGCGCTGTATCTCGTACCTGACCATCGAGCATGCCGGGCCGATTCCGCTCGCGCTGCGGCCGTTGCTGGGCAACCGCATCTACGGCTGCGACGATTGCCAACTGGTCTGCCCCTGGAACAAGTTCGCCCAGGTCAGCCGTCTGCCGGATTTCGACGAGCGCCAGGGCCTGTCGGGCCAGCAACTGGTGCAGTTGTTTGCCTGGGACGAGGCCACTTTTGCGCGCCTGACCGAAGGCGGCCCGATCCGCCGCATAGGCCACGAGCGCTGGCTGCGCAATGTGGCCGTGGCGCTGGGCAATGCGCTGCGCGCCACCGGGGACGAGGCCCTGCGCGCTGCGCTGCGCTTGCGCGCCCGGGATGCCAGCCCGCTGGTGCGCGAGCATGTCGCCTGGGCGCTCGGCGGTTGA
- a CDS encoding AEC family transporter, whose translation MNYAQLLLPDFSLILCGYLICRYTALNRSVWQPVESLVYYLLFPVLLFQSIVQSPADIGAASGLIGAGILAGAISIALAYSLPYWPWVGRRLDMRDHAASAQVAFRFNSFIGLALAERLAGPQGLLLIAVLIGVCVPLFNVAAVWPMARHGQHSFLRELLRNPLIIATASGLTANLLHLTIPAWAMPAVGRIGAASLALGLMAAGAGLQLSLLTRGKVLSVSVLLIRHLVQPLLAFALARLFRLDALQTTVLLAFCALPAASTCYVLAARMGYNGPYVAGLVTLSTLLGIASLPLALGVLR comes from the coding sequence ATGAACTATGCCCAGCTCCTGCTCCCGGATTTTTCGCTCATCCTGTGCGGTTACCTGATCTGCCGCTACACCGCACTGAACCGGTCGGTGTGGCAGCCGGTCGAGAGCCTGGTGTACTACCTGCTTTTTCCGGTGCTGCTGTTCCAGTCCATCGTCCAAAGCCCGGCGGACATCGGCGCTGCGTCGGGGCTGATCGGCGCCGGCATACTCGCGGGGGCGATCAGTATCGCGCTGGCCTATAGCCTGCCGTACTGGCCCTGGGTCGGGCGGCGCCTGGACATGCGCGACCATGCCGCCAGTGCGCAGGTGGCGTTCCGCTTCAATTCCTTCATCGGCCTGGCCCTCGCCGAGCGGCTGGCAGGGCCCCAGGGGCTGCTGCTGATTGCGGTGCTGATCGGCGTGTGCGTGCCACTGTTCAACGTGGCGGCGGTATGGCCCATGGCGCGGCATGGCCAGCACAGTTTTCTGCGCGAGTTGCTGCGCAACCCGCTGATCATCGCCACGGCCTCGGGTCTGACGGCCAACCTGCTGCATCTGACGATTCCCGCATGGGCCATGCCCGCCGTGGGCCGCATCGGCGCGGCGTCGCTGGCGCTGGGGTTGATGGCCGCAGGCGCCGGCCTGCAACTGAGCCTGCTCACCAGGGGCAAGGTGCTGAGCGTGTCGGTGCTGCTGATCCGCCACCTGGTGCAGCCCCTGCTGGCGTTCGCGCTGGCACGGCTTTTCCGGCTCGATGCGCTGCAAACCACGGTCTTGCTCGCCTTCTGTGCGCTGCCTGCGGCGTCGACCTGCTACGTGCTGGCCGCCCGCATGGGCTACAACGGCCCCTATGTGGCGGGGCTGGTGACCTTGTCCACGCTGCTGGGCATCGCCAGCCTGCCCCTGGCCTTGGGCGTGTTGCGCTAA
- a CDS encoding tripartite tricarboxylate transporter substrate binding protein BugE produces the protein MHRRQWLALTLAVAAGSVAAQGYPHKVIRLIVPFAPGGTTDIIARVIADPLGKALGQSVIVDNKAGGGGIVGAAELTRANPDGYTLGVATVSTTAANPAINPKTPYNPLTDFSPVINIAATPNIIAVHPGFPAKDYKTFAAEIKKVPGKYSYASSGTGGIGHLQMELYKSLTGTFVAHIPYRGAGPALTDTVAGQVPMVFDNLPSALPFIKENRLVPIVVASSQRVAALPNVPTFKELGLEPVNRMAYYGIVGPKGLPADIIDKINAGVRKALEDPAVKRRIEDTGSIVIGNTPEQFGAQIKAEFAVYKEVVAKQKLTLE, from the coding sequence ATGCATCGTCGTCAATGGCTCGCGCTGACGCTGGCGGTCGCCGCCGGATCCGTGGCTGCGCAGGGCTACCCCCACAAAGTGATTCGGTTGATCGTGCCTTTTGCCCCCGGCGGCACCACCGACATCATTGCGCGTGTGATCGCCGACCCGCTGGGCAAGGCCCTGGGCCAGAGCGTGATCGTCGACAACAAGGCCGGTGGCGGCGGCATCGTGGGAGCGGCAGAACTGACCCGCGCAAACCCGGACGGCTATACCCTTGGCGTGGCCACCGTGTCGACCACGGCGGCCAACCCGGCCATCAATCCGAAGACGCCGTACAACCCGCTGACGGATTTCTCGCCCGTCATCAACATAGCGGCCACGCCCAACATCATTGCGGTGCATCCGGGCTTTCCGGCCAAGGATTACAAGACCTTCGCGGCCGAGATCAAGAAGGTGCCGGGCAAGTACTCGTATGCCTCGTCGGGAACCGGCGGCATCGGCCACTTGCAGATGGAGCTGTACAAGAGCCTGACGGGTACCTTTGTGGCGCATATTCCTTACCGTGGTGCCGGCCCGGCCCTGACGGACACCGTGGCCGGCCAGGTGCCGATGGTTTTCGACAACCTGCCCTCGGCCCTGCCGTTCATCAAGGAAAACCGCCTGGTGCCTATCGTGGTGGCATCCTCCCAGCGTGTGGCGGCCTTGCCGAACGTGCCCACGTTCAAGGAACTGGGCCTGGAGCCGGTGAACCGCATGGCCTATTACGGCATCGTGGGCCCCAAGGGGCTGCCTGCGGACATCATCGACAAGATCAACGCCGGAGTGCGCAAAGCCCTGGAAGACCCGGCGGTGAAGCGGCGCATCGAAGACACCGGCTCGATCGTGATCGGCAATACGCCCGAGCAGTTCGGCGCGCAGATCA